A genomic window from Silene latifolia isolate original U9 population chromosome Y, ASM4854445v1, whole genome shotgun sequence includes:
- the LOC141631477 gene encoding uncharacterized protein LOC141631477 has translation MIGKVPGMPRPMEMAALETYADSPFVDSIGLVSVSKGLTPPTMTLYDGTADPLVHVNQYKQKMMVVIATGSLKEACMCKGFGSTLSRVALQWFVSLPNKSISTFPDLVNTFNQQFASTHKPEKQTSDLYRVVQRFEESTRDNLNRFNIEKVSILKCDVPIAVEAFRRGLHHDSDLYSELTKYPCTTFEEVQKKAVTFMRLEEDESMRDVYDTERTNRKITIGKKVKDINRTTRTP, from the coding sequence ATGATCGGTAAAGTACCAGGAATGCCTCGTCCCATGGAGATGGCAGCACTAGAAACTTACGCCGACTCGCCCTTTGTGGACAGCATAGGACTCGTCAGCGTATCGAAAGGattaactccaccaactatgacCCTATATGATGGGACAGCTGATCCACTGGTCCATGTGAAccagtacaagcagaaaatgatggttgTAATAGCCACTGGTTCTCTCAAGGAAGCGTGCATGTGCAAGGGCTTTGGATCAACCCTGTCTAGGGTAGCACTACAGTGGTTCGTAAGCTTGCCCAATAAGTCTATATCCACCTTCCCAGATCTGGTTAATACCTTTAACCAACAATTCGCCAGCACTCACAAGCCAGAAAAACAAACAAGCGACCTATATAGGGTAGTCCAGAGATTTGAGGAATCCACTCGAGACAACCTGAACAGGTTCAACATAGAAAAGGTCTCCATCCTAAAATGCGACGTACCCATAGCGGTAGAAGCATTTAGGCGTGGACTTCACCACGATTCAGATCTGTACAGTGAACTCACCAAGTACCCGTGTACCACCTTCGAGGAGGTACAGAAAAAGGCAGTGACTTTCATGCGCCTAGAGGAGGACGAATCCATGAGGGATGTCTACGACACAGAACGTACCAACAGAAAAATAACCATAGGAAAAAAAGTGAAAGATATAAACCGTACAACAAGAACACCGTGA